CCATTGCGTCGGCAAGGTATTCAACCACACGATTGAAATGAGCATCGTTGATGCCCATGTGCTGGTGCGCACGATCCATGGGCGGTCCTTCGTATTGACAAGGGCCATCGCTTATATCGCATAGCTGGGTGGCGAAGGCTTCCGCAAAATGGTCGATGTTGGTGTTGGCGAAAAAGACCACGACCTCGGGGTCATCTGCCACGCGGTACAGCATGTTTTCGACCACGCTATCGATGGTCTGCATGCCGCCAAGTCGCGTATACAGCGTTGCCTTATCCGTAGGCTGGATAGCACATCCTGTTAGCAATAGTGCCATCAGCAGTGGGGTGGCGTAGCGGTGAAAGCGCATGGTGAAATTCCTTAACCCAGTCAAAAAGTTGCCTGAAGCGACGCATAAGCGCCTTTCTGCGAAGGTAGTCCGGCGATATCGCCCAACGATAACCAGGCGGCGGTAAGCGATACGTGCTTGTTGAAGAAATAAGCGCTATACAGGCTTTGCCAATCGTCTTCCCGGGCAGCGCTAAGCCGATCAGGCTTTTGCCGATATTCCATTCCCACCACCCACTTAGGTGTCACGAAGACGCCCAGGCTGCCTTCGGCAACCCATTCGCGGCCACCGTTATTGCCGCCAAACCCCAGCAATCCGCCTTGATTGGCATCGGTATTACGCAGGGTGGCATTCAGCAGCAGGTTGCGGCCTGCCACGGCGCTGAATATGAGTTTACTGGCACTCAGATAAACATCATTGCCCTGGCCGTGCTGAGCCCCCAACGCTTTGGGGATGCTGTCGTCGGCCACGTTTTTATGTTGAACGCCCGCGCTCCAGATACCCCAAGGGTGATACAACACATCGCCGAATAAGCGTACCTTGGCACCGACAATGGTTTGCTCCAGCTCGCCGCCTAATGTTTCGAGGTCCAGGGTTTGGCGTGCCACAGAGACTTCGAGGCGGTCGTAGATGTTGGCGCTGGCGGCCTTTACCGTTAAGCGATAATCATCCAGCCAGGCTCGCGAGACGGTGGCCGTTGCACCAAACTCCTGCTCACTGGCGGTGCTCGAAAGTAAGGCCCAGGGCGAGAGTCCACCGCCAGCGGCTCCTTCGATGGCGCCAACACCACCGGTACCGATAAGACGACTGCCGGCAAGGGACGAGCTGCTGATAGAAAGCCCGAGGGCAATAATAAGCGGTATCATGCCTTTCGCTATTGCCTTAGGGATCAAGATGGACATGGACATGCTCTCTCAGTAAGCACGCGGTTAATGCGTGAAGGTGAAGGTTTCGGTGTTTTTCAGCCAGGGGATGACGTCGTCACTCGGCATGGGTTTGGCGATCCAGTAGCCTTGCAGATAGTCGCAGCCCAAGTCATTAAGCAGGGCGGCGCTAGCCGCATTTTCAACCCCTTCGGCCACGATGCTCAGCCCCAGGCTGTGACCCATCTCGATCGTCGAGCGCACAATCGTCAAATCGTCTTCCTGGGAGTCGAGCTTGAGCACAAAGGACTTGTCGATCTTGAGTTCGTTAACCGGTAGTCGCTTGATCTGTGCCAGGGACGAATACCCGGTGCCATAGTCGTCTATCGCGATGGAAACACCGAGGCGGCTTAGCTCATCCAGTGTTCTGGCGGCGGCATTGATGTCCTGCATGACGGCACTTTCGGTGACCTCCAGGCTCAGTTGATCCGCGGCTAAATCATGGCGTTCCAGCAACTCGGCTAACTGCCCCGGAAGCTGAGGGTCGGTGACATCGCTGGCGGATAAATTGACAGCCACGCTGACTCGAGAGCCTTGCTGTTGCCACTGGTGGAGCTGTGAGGTTATGTGTTCAAGCATCCATTGGCTAAGCTTGCGAATATTTCCCGAGCGTTCGGCCAGGCCAATGAACTCATCCGGGGGCACAAAACCAAGCGAAGGATGCCGCCAACGCATCAGCGCTTCAAACTGGCATACCTCTCCATCACGCGTTGCCACTTTGGGTTGATAGGCCATCCAAAGCTGGTTGTTACTCACGGCATCGCGCAGATCATGAATTAGCGTCAGCTGGCGTAAGTGGCGTTCGTCCTGGCCTTCGGCATAACGCTGGTGGGCATCCGGGTGATCACGTGCCATGTCGAGAGCAATATCGGCGCGCCGGAGCAGCAGCTGGGCCTTCGCACCGTGTGCTGGATAACTCACTTCACCTGCGGCCAGTGAAAGACCGATTGACGAATTATCCAGATCGATGGGCGTTGACAGTGATGCGAGTTCACTGATTCGCCAGTTTGGCGTGGTGTAAGCTTGATTGATCAGCAGTAAGAATTCATCGCTGGCCAAGCGATAAGCGGATTGAATAGGGGATTTCAGCGCCTTCATACGGTGGGCGAGGGTAACCAGCACATGATCGCCCAGTTCGTAGCCGAACGTATCGTTGATGTTGCGAAAGTCTTTAATGGCCAGGCGAAGCAGGGTGAAGGGCTGGCCGTCCTCAATGCGGGCATTGATGTCTTCCAGGGCGCTGATGCGATTGGGCAAATCGGTCAGTAGGTCATGGCGTGACTGATGCCGCAGGATCGCTTCGCGTTCGGCAATATCGTCTTGCATCGAGCGCAGCGTTCCGGCGAGCAGCCCCGTTTCGCTTTGGGACGATTCTGCTGGTACGTCAGTAACCCGCTCGCCTTGACCAATCCGTCTGGCAACGTCAGCCAGCGCAACAAGCGGGCGGCTGATACTGCGGGCACTCCAGACAGCAATAGCGATCGTGAATAGTAATATCAGCGCCACGATAACTAATAGCTGCCACTGTAAGTCGTCGTAAGCGGCTAATAATTCGTCACGTGACAGCTGAATGAGCGCAAAGGTTTGGTTCTTCGAGTCATTATACAGTTCGCTGGCGTAGGTAAGATAACCGTCGTCCGGCGTCATCTGGCTGATTTCTGAGTACGCCTCTGCCTCAGCCGCATTATTGAACTGACTTAGCGGCTCAGCTTCCTTGCGGGAATGCGAACTGGCCAGATACGTCGGCGTCTGTTGAGGGGTGTAATTGACCACGCTGATTTCTAGGCCGGTGAGGGCATTGATTTCCTCGACAACAGCGTCGTCAATCAAAAAGCCCATGCCCACCCAGCCAATCACGTTGGGGGCATATACCGGCAGCATGACGAACTCATAGGGTTGACCGTCGGCGATCACGACGCTGAATGCAGAGCCCTGCTGCTGAGCCGTTTCAAACAGCTCGGGGAAAGGCATGGGTGTTTGTGAGGGATGGTGGCTGCTGGCCAGCAATTGGCCGTCCAGGTCACTCAGCAGCACGATGTCTGCATCCGCCCGAGTGCCGTGATTAACTAATACGGACTGTAGCGTTTCACGATCCTGTGACGCGACCGCGCTCTTAAAGCCAAAATCATCGGCCAGAATCGCCACGTTATCGCGTAGCTGATCGCCACGTCTTTCGAGCAACTGGTCAAGAACGCGGGCGCCCACTTCCAGGCGCTGGTTGCCCTTGGTCAGGGCATCTTGCTGGGTGGCGCGCAGAAACGCGAGGCCAGTGGCCAGTTGCGAGACCACCACCACGGTTAATAGCACGAGCATCAAACGGGTACGAAAGCGCATATTGTTGTTATCGGGCCCTAAAGTTGTCGCTAAGCACTAGGTGGCCTCTTTAAAACGTTGCTGTAACGGCGACAGTTTCTCGGGTGGCTTCGGCGTGGCGCGCAGTTCCAGAGGGACCGACAACTCCTCGGCTGAAGCAATCTCGCCTTCCCACCAGCGCTGCTGGCTATCGTGGAGTTGCTGATGCCACACCCTTACACGATGCTGGCCGGGTGGTAACGATGGCAGGGTGACCTGTCCTGAACTATCGGTCATGGCATAAAAAGGCGCATCGCTGACCACGATAAATGCTTGCATGTGATCATGGATATTACATCCCAGTACCACCACGCCAGGCTTATCGAAATGAACGGGCGGTGGAGTTTCGTTTAGATAAAGATTCAGATCAAATGTTTTGGCGTCTGAAAAAGAGAAGACATGGTGACGTGTTGTGTCTTCGTTGGGAAACGCTACCTGGCTATTGACAGGTATTGCCAGTACCTCGGGCTGAAAAGTCGCATCACGCTGATAAATGTTCTTTACGCTGGTATCGCGCGAGGCCGAGTGTGGAAAATAGACTTCCACCACGGCGTTGGGCAGCGGTTCGCCATGGCTGTCGGATACGCTGATACGGGTATCACTGGCAAGCGTATCAGGGCTGACACTGAGAAGAACAAGTGAGGCGGCGCCGCATAAAAGCGCCCAATACGCACGTTTGAGATACACCATAAGTTTCCTTGTTCAGCAGGGCCAGATATCGAAACACCATCATGCGAGTTTATGTCAGGAAAGTCATGCCACTGTCTTAACGTTTGGCTCACAGATATGCCTCAGGTAGGTATCAGACTTATCGCCAGTGATCACGCCAGGTACGCAGTACCCGTTCGGGATACCAGGTTTTGCCTAAACTGCCGTTGTAACGCGCCAGTGCATGGGTAAAGTCGCCCTGTTCGACGGCGAGGTAGTGGGCCAGGATAGTACAGCCATAGCGCAGGTTGCGCGTTTGGTTCGTCAAGTCATCCATCGGCAACCCCAGCTCTTCAATCCAAAACGGCATGATCTGCATGAGACCGACAGCACCCGCTGACGACACGGCCTGCGCATCGAAGCCGCTTTCCACATGAATCAAGGCCAGAACAAGCGCGGGCGGCAGCCCGGCAAGGTGTGCCTCCTGGTAGACATGGGTGAGAAGCTTGCGGCGCTCGGTTGGTGCGCTGATAAAGTCAGCCAGATGGGTGTCCATACGCTGTCGCCACTGGCGCATCAACCATTGCAGTTGGGGTGTCTGTTGACGCTGATGAGTATCCGCCAAGGTTGGGCGAAGGGACTCAGGCAATGACTCGGCCTGGGCTGGCGGGCTGATAAGGACACTGGCGGCCATACAGGCCGCCAGTGTCAGCCACGTCAGCGCCGTTGATGGGTGGGCGCGGCAGGTTGAGCGTCTATTGAGCGGTGGGGTCAAGGCCGGCCTTTTCCCGAAGGAAATCAATGATCTGCTCGGCAGGCACCATGGTGGCGTCGCTATCTCGGCGGCCTTTGTATTCGAGTTCGCCGTTGTCCAGGCTGCGGTCACCAATGACCAGGCGATGGGGTACGCCCATGAGTTCCAGGTCGGCAAATTTAACCCCGGGACGCGTGTCGCGGTCATCCAGCAACACATCCAGGCCAGCGGCACTGAGCGCTTGGTAAAGGCGCTCAGACTCTTCGCGCACGCGCTGGGACTTGTGAGCATTCATGGGGACGAGCGCAACCTGGAAAGGCGCTATGGCATTGGGCCAGATGATGCCAGCATCATCATGATTCTGCTCGATAGCCGCCGCCACCACGCGGGTAATGCCAATGCCATAGCAACCCATCCAGGGGTGGCTGGTTTTACCATTGTCGCCGAGCACGGTGGCGTTCATGGCATGTGAGTATTTTTGGCCTAGCTGAAAGACGTGGCCTACCTCGATACCGCGCTTGATCGACAGCGTACCTTGTCCGTCTGGTGAGGGGTCGCCGTCAACCACATTGCGCAGATCGGCAATCTCGGGCAAGGGGGTGTCCCGCTCCCAGTTGATACCGAAATAGTGTTTGTCATCAGTATTGGCGCCGGCACCAAAGTCGCTCATCAGTGCCACGCTGCGGTCGATGATGATGGGCAGCTCAAGGCCTACCGGACCAAGCGACCCAGGGCCTGCGCCAACCACTGCGCGAATTTCTTCCTCGCTGGCCATGGTCAATGGTGTCGCCACCTGGGGGTGGTTCTCCGCCTTAACTTCGTTCAGTTCGTGGTCACCTCGCACCAGTAGGGCGATGAGTTGGCCATCGGCACCTTTGACGATCAGCGTTTTGATGGTTTTCTCGATAGGCAGGCCAAACTTCTTGACCAGTGCTGCGATGGTTTTGGTGTCTGGTGTGTCGACCAGGCGCATTTCTTCCTTGGGGGCTTCGCGGGTGGCGTCGCTACCCAGCGGTGCTGGTAGGGCCTCGGCTTTCTCCATGTTGGCGGCATAGTCTGAGGTATCGGAGAACACGATATCGTCCTCGCCCGAGTCGGCCAGGACGTGAAACTCATGCGACCCCGTACCACCAATTGAACCGTTGTCGGCAATCACCGGGCGGAAGTCGAGGCCCAAACGGGTGAAGATGCGCGAATAGGCATCGTACATGCCTTGGTAAGACTCCTTGAGAGACGCCTCATCCAGATGGAAGGAATAAGCATCTTTCATGATGAATTCCCGCGAGCGCATGACCCCAAAACGCGGACGAATCTCGTCGCGGAACTTGGTCTGAATCTGGTAGAAGTTAATCGGCAGCTGTTTGTAGCTGGCGATTTCTTTACGCACCAAGTCTGTGATGACCTCCTCGTGGGTGGGGCCAACGCAATAATCGCGGGCGTGGCGGTCTTTCAAGCGTAAAAGCTCAGGACCGTACTCTTCCCAGCGTCCAGATTCCTGCCAGAGCTCGGCGGGTTGAACCGCGGGCATCAATACCTCCTGGGCGCCGGCGCGGTTCATTTCCTCGCGCACGATGGTTTCCACTTTACGCAGCGTGCGTAAGCCCAGTGGTAGCCAGGTATAAAGGCCTGAGGTGAGGCGGCGGATCATGCCCGCGCGCAGCATGAGCTGGTGGCTGATCACCTCGGCGTCGGCCGGGGTTTCTTTCAAGGTGGCAATGAGTAGTTGGCTGGCGCGCATGGGCGAGAGCATTCCTTGTTGATGGGGTGGACCCGTTATCGTTCGTTAAGACATTGTACGGCCAAGCGGTTAAGGCGGCAAAATTGCGCTGGTAAGACCCGCGCTGACTTATCCGTTCGGTGTGCTAAACTCAGCGGGTTTTAACCCTATATACAATTGATTATTAACGGGGAGACCCTGCATGCAACGCACAGTTAAACAGTGGTTGAAGAGGGCCGTCATAGGCGCGGCGGTTGTCGCCATTAGCGGTTGCGGGACGCTTTTTCACCCGGAAAGAAAAGGTCAGTTGGGTGGCGATATTGACCCTGCCGTGGCAGTGGCTAATGGCGTTGGGCTGCTGTTCTTTATTGTCCCAGGCGTGATTGCCTACGCCGTGGATTTCTCTAATGGCACGATCTACCTACCCAGCCGGACAAACAGCGATATCGAGATGCAGTCGCTGGGTGACGACATGGATATAGCATCGCTGGAAAAGGTGCTGTCTGAGCAGACAGGGCAGCCGGTGACGCTGAAGAACGAATTGGTCAAGGTTGAAGAAGTGGATAGCCTCGAAGAGGCGCTGGCGATGGTGCGCATGTCGGGCGTTATGGATGGCGAGCGCTTATCGGCAATGTAAGCATGTTCCCCGCGTTTCCTGGCGACAACATTGCGTTAAACACTTTCGCGAGATAGGGCGCTTTTGATCATCATCCGGGCGTTATGACGTAATTAGCAGATTGCCATTGAGCGCTACAGCGCACAATGGCAATGGACATGCAACCAATGACGCCCGGTTCAAGCGTATTGAGAGGGGTTAGGGACGGTGGGGAAACGCGGCGGGTGTGCTTCCATGAAGGCATGGCAGGCGCGAAGTACCCGCACGTCGTCAAACTTGCCGCCGGACAGTTGAAAACTTACCGGCAGACCGTTGTCAGTAAAACCGCAGGGAACCGAGGCGGAAGGTTGCTGGCTGAGGTTGAAGGGGTAAGAGAATGGTGCCCACTCTTCCCAATCGCGCATACCGCTTCCCGGCGGCACTTCCTGGTTGATTTCAAACGGCATGACGGCCACTGCTGGAGTCATGATCAGGTGATACTGCTGATTGAAATGCTCGAGCCGCCGAGTCAGTGTTGCCCGGTCTGACAGCGCCCTAAAAAGATCGAGGGCACTCCACGCTTCGGCTTTGCGGGCATTGGCTACCATGCCAGAGTCCAGTTGCTCACGTTGGGCTTGATCCATTTGCCGCCATTGATCAAGGGAGGCGGTGAACCAGATCTTGCGGAAAGTATCCAGCGGTGATGAGAAGCCCGGGTCCACTTCGATGATTTCAGCACCCAATGCCTGCATTTTATGGGCGGCTTCTTTCACTCGGCTGGCAATCTGCGGATCGACATTCGCGTAACCCAGATCGGCAGAGTAACCAATGCGTAGCCCCTCGAGACTTTTACCCAAATCACTTCCCCAACAGTCGGGCTGACCTCTGGTTGCGTAGGGGTCGCGGTAATCGTAGCGTCCCATCACGTTCAGCATGCTGACCGCATCGCGCACCGAACGAGTTAATGGCCCCAGGTGTGAAAGCGTCGGCTCTTTAGCTGGAGGCCACTGGGGAGTCCAACCAAAGGTAGGCTTGAAGCCAAATACGCCGGTAAAAGCGGCGGGAATGCGAATTGAGCCGCCCGAATCGCCGCCCTGGTGAAGCACACCCATGTTAAGGGCGGCCGCAGCCGCTGCGCCACCCGATGACCCGCCAGGCGTCAGGCGGGTATCCCAGGGGTTACAGGTGGCGCCAAAAACCCGATTATCGGTGACGGCTTTCCAGCCAAATTCAGGGGTGTTGGTCTTGCCGAGGAAAATTGCGCCGGCTTCGCGGAGCAGTCGCGTAGGCGGCGCATCGGTATCGCAGAGCGCCGTCGAGGTCGTCAATGACCCCGCACGGCAGGGCATTCCCGCCACTTCGGTCAAGTCCTTCATTGACACCGGAATACCATCAATGGGGCTCAGCGGCTTACCCTGTCCCCAGCGACGAGCCGAGGCTCTAGCAGCCTCTTCAGCGCCTTCGGTATCAACATATACATAGGCGTTAACAGACGCGTTAAAACGGTCAATGCGATCCAGAGCGGCACGGGTGGCTTCAAGGGGGGATGCCTTTCGCGACTCGAAGAGCTGCTTGAGCGTTTGCGCATCTAAGGTACCGAGGTCCGTATCACTCATTTCACTCTCCCTGTTAATGGTCGTGTACAGAAGCGATTCAACGGGCTTGCAAGGTTACTTCCTGAGCCATAAGCCCGATCCCTGACTCATAAGCGTAGGCAAGCAAGGCA
This window of the Halomonas sp. SH5A2 genome carries:
- a CDS encoding group I truncated hemoglobin, which translates into the protein MRFHRYATPLLMALLLTGCAIQPTDKATLYTRLGGMQTIDSVVENMLYRVADDPEVVVFFANTNIDHFAEAFATQLCDISDGPCQYEGPPMDRAHQHMGINDAHFNRVVEYLADAMAEEGVPLAAQNELLGRLAPLYDDVMRRQ
- a CDS encoding DUF3034 family protein — protein: MSILIPKAIAKGMIPLIIALGLSISSSSLAGSRLIGTGGVGAIEGAAGGGLSPWALLSSTASEQEFGATATVSRAWLDDYRLTVKAASANIYDRLEVSVARQTLDLETLGGELEQTIVGAKVRLFGDVLYHPWGIWSAGVQHKNVADDSIPKALGAQHGQGNDVYLSASKLIFSAVAGRNLLLNATLRNTDANQGGLLGFGGNNGGREWVAEGSLGVFVTPKWVVGMEYRQKPDRLSAAREDDWQSLYSAYFFNKHVSLTAAWLSLGDIAGLPSQKGAYASLQATF
- a CDS encoding carboxypeptidase regulatory-like domain-containing protein; the encoded protein is MVYLKRAYWALLCGAASLVLLSVSPDTLASDTRISVSDSHGEPLPNAVVEVYFPHSASRDTSVKNIYQRDATFQPEVLAIPVNSQVAFPNEDTTRHHVFSFSDAKTFDLNLYLNETPPPVHFDKPGVVVLGCNIHDHMQAFIVVSDAPFYAMTDSSGQVTLPSLPPGQHRVRVWHQQLHDSQQRWWEGEIASAEELSVPLELRATPKPPEKLSPLQQRFKEAT
- a CDS encoding amidase, whose protein sequence is MSDTDLGTLDAQTLKQLFESRKASPLEATRAALDRIDRFNASVNAYVYVDTEGAEEAARASARRWGQGKPLSPIDGIPVSMKDLTEVAGMPCRAGSLTTSTALCDTDAPPTRLLREAGAIFLGKTNTPEFGWKAVTDNRVFGATCNPWDTRLTPGGSSGGAAAAAALNMGVLHQGGDSGGSIRIPAAFTGVFGFKPTFGWTPQWPPAKEPTLSHLGPLTRSVRDAVSMLNVMGRYDYRDPYATRGQPDCWGSDLGKSLEGLRIGYSADLGYANVDPQIASRVKEAAHKMQALGAEIIEVDPGFSSPLDTFRKIWFTASLDQWRQMDQAQREQLDSGMVANARKAEAWSALDLFRALSDRATLTRRLEHFNQQYHLIMTPAVAVMPFEINQEVPPGSGMRDWEEWAPFSYPFNLSQQPSASVPCGFTDNGLPVSFQLSGGKFDDVRVLRACHAFMEAHPPRFPTVPNPSQYA
- a CDS encoding transglycosylase SLT domain-containing protein, which translates into the protein MAASVLISPPAQAESLPESLRPTLADTHQRQQTPQLQWLMRQWRQRMDTHLADFISAPTERRKLLTHVYQEAHLAGLPPALVLALIHVESGFDAQAVSSAGAVGLMQIMPFWIEELGLPMDDLTNQTRNLRYGCTILAHYLAVEQGDFTHALARYNGSLGKTWYPERVLRTWRDHWR
- a CDS encoding proline--tRNA ligase, which encodes MRASQLLIATLKETPADAEVISHQLMLRAGMIRRLTSGLYTWLPLGLRTLRKVETIVREEMNRAGAQEVLMPAVQPAELWQESGRWEEYGPELLRLKDRHARDYCVGPTHEEVITDLVRKEIASYKQLPINFYQIQTKFRDEIRPRFGVMRSREFIMKDAYSFHLDEASLKESYQGMYDAYSRIFTRLGLDFRPVIADNGSIGGTGSHEFHVLADSGEDDIVFSDTSDYAANMEKAEALPAPLGSDATREAPKEEMRLVDTPDTKTIAALVKKFGLPIEKTIKTLIVKGADGQLIALLVRGDHELNEVKAENHPQVATPLTMASEEEIRAVVGAGPGSLGPVGLELPIIIDRSVALMSDFGAGANTDDKHYFGINWERDTPLPEIADLRNVVDGDPSPDGQGTLSIKRGIEVGHVFQLGQKYSHAMNATVLGDNGKTSHPWMGCYGIGITRVVAAAIEQNHDDAGIIWPNAIAPFQVALVPMNAHKSQRVREESERLYQALSAAGLDVLLDDRDTRPGVKFADLELMGVPHRLVIGDRSLDNGELEYKGRRDSDATMVPAEQIIDFLREKAGLDPTAQ
- a CDS encoding EAL domain-containing protein, which produces MRFRTRLMLVLLTVVVVSQLATGLAFLRATQQDALTKGNQRLEVGARVLDQLLERRGDQLRDNVAILADDFGFKSAVASQDRETLQSVLVNHGTRADADIVLLSDLDGQLLASSHHPSQTPMPFPELFETAQQQGSAFSVVIADGQPYEFVMLPVYAPNVIGWVGMGFLIDDAVVEEINALTGLEISVVNYTPQQTPTYLASSHSRKEAEPLSQFNNAAEAEAYSEISQMTPDDGYLTYASELYNDSKNQTFALIQLSRDELLAAYDDLQWQLLVIVALILLFTIAIAVWSARSISRPLVALADVARRIGQGERVTDVPAESSQSETGLLAGTLRSMQDDIAEREAILRHQSRHDLLTDLPNRISALEDINARIEDGQPFTLLRLAIKDFRNINDTFGYELGDHVLVTLAHRMKALKSPIQSAYRLASDEFLLLINQAYTTPNWRISELASLSTPIDLDNSSIGLSLAAGEVSYPAHGAKAQLLLRRADIALDMARDHPDAHQRYAEGQDERHLRQLTLIHDLRDAVSNNQLWMAYQPKVATRDGEVCQFEALMRWRHPSLGFVPPDEFIGLAERSGNIRKLSQWMLEHITSQLHQWQQQGSRVSVAVNLSASDVTDPQLPGQLAELLERHDLAADQLSLEVTESAVMQDINAAARTLDELSRLGVSIAIDDYGTGYSSLAQIKRLPVNELKIDKSFVLKLDSQEDDLTIVRSTIEMGHSLGLSIVAEGVENAASAALLNDLGCDYLQGYWIAKPMPSDDVIPWLKNTETFTFTH